In one window of Leptospira sp. GIMC2001 DNA:
- the asnB gene encoding asparagine synthase (glutamine-hydrolyzing) yields MCGIGGIFNKDKGNIPDHDTLLGMAAIQYHRGPDGFGVNIFDDSGVGFCHTRLSIIDLESNRARQPFVSDNKELMLAHNGEFYDYQRIRARLTSKGYKFRTKSDSEILLHLYKEYGFEKSLEHLRGEFAFSLYDKSTDSLYLTRDRFGIKPQYWALTKSGDLVFGSEIKVILAHPDIERKLSESGVFHQLIQVMVPGSTTFEGINQVLPGHYLKVKRRSGKLTIQEIKYWDIDFPTLEERMTDRTEKYWVDAVRDQLLQAVELRLNADVPVGCYLSGGIDSCSILGLASAIRQDSVKAFTIGFDNDAYDESKIATRMAKSVGAEQDILMLDANQLYDHFIETHWHTERTIYNTLGVAKLLMSRHVNASGYKVVMTGEGSDELFAGYPSFRKDFFRYGLDDLPAKEKKEWESMLNQTNKLFRGAMLSLNDFNHPALTAKVGFMPACIENWVSLTPNARKLLNSDVAKHLKNYDPGNAIASKLDSNQLSNRHALDKAQYVWIKTMLEGQILTWGGDRVDMANSMEARPPFLDHHLAELAVQIPPNLRIKGKTEKYVLREAMRGVLPDELYKREKFAFMAPPAHTDLSKLNALDNLKSEYLTADRIKDLGLLDYKSIESLWSSYTDKATPVGELVQQDAILNHAVGVQILHDQFVKTDIPKKAAQLVRKKVANKKSGTYAN; encoded by the coding sequence ATTTTTGACGACTCAGGTGTTGGGTTCTGTCATACACGTCTCTCAATAATTGATCTTGAGTCTAATCGAGCAAGACAGCCATTTGTGTCAGATAACAAAGAATTAATGCTTGCACATAATGGCGAATTTTATGACTACCAGAGAATTCGAGCAAGACTCACTTCGAAAGGATATAAATTTCGTACTAAATCGGATTCTGAAATTCTTCTCCATCTATATAAAGAATATGGCTTTGAGAAAAGTCTTGAGCATCTACGAGGAGAATTTGCATTCTCTCTTTATGATAAATCAACAGACAGTTTGTATCTAACTCGAGATCGATTTGGAATCAAACCTCAATACTGGGCTCTGACTAAATCTGGTGATTTGGTTTTTGGTTCAGAGATAAAGGTGATATTAGCCCATCCAGATATTGAGAGAAAACTTTCTGAGTCTGGAGTCTTTCACCAATTGATTCAAGTGATGGTTCCTGGAAGCACAACATTCGAAGGAATCAATCAAGTTCTTCCTGGACATTATCTAAAAGTAAAACGACGTTCTGGCAAATTGACAATTCAAGAAATAAAATATTGGGATATCGATTTTCCTACTTTAGAAGAGAGAATGACCGATAGGACTGAAAAATATTGGGTGGATGCTGTACGAGATCAATTATTGCAAGCTGTAGAACTACGCCTCAATGCTGATGTTCCTGTTGGATGCTATCTGAGTGGGGGAATTGATTCTTGCTCGATATTAGGTTTGGCTTCTGCAATTCGTCAGGATAGCGTCAAGGCTTTTACAATTGGTTTCGATAATGATGCCTACGATGAAAGTAAGATAGCAACGAGAATGGCAAAGTCCGTTGGTGCAGAACAAGATATTCTAATGTTAGATGCAAATCAACTCTATGATCACTTCATAGAAACTCATTGGCATACAGAACGCACAATTTACAATACATTAGGGGTTGCTAAATTGCTAATGTCTCGGCATGTCAATGCTTCCGGATATAAAGTAGTTATGACCGGTGAAGGATCGGATGAATTGTTTGCTGGATATCCATCTTTTCGTAAAGATTTCTTTCGATATGGCTTAGATGATCTACCTGCTAAAGAGAAAAAGGAATGGGAGAGCATGCTCAATCAGACCAATAAATTATTTCGTGGAGCAATGCTATCATTGAATGATTTTAATCATCCTGCACTAACTGCAAAAGTGGGATTTATGCCTGCGTGCATAGAGAATTGGGTTTCACTTACACCGAATGCAAGAAAATTATTGAATTCAGATGTTGCTAAGCATTTGAAGAATTATGATCCGGGAAATGCGATCGCAAGCAAATTGGACTCGAATCAGCTTTCCAATAGACATGCCCTTGACAAAGCACAATATGTTTGGATCAAAACAATGTTGGAAGGACAGATTCTTACTTGGGGCGGAGATCGAGTGGATATGGCAAATTCTATGGAAGCAAGACCGCCTTTTCTAGATCATCACCTCGCTGAACTCGCAGTACAAATTCCTCCTAATCTTAGAATTAAAGGTAAAACGGAAAAATATGTTTTAAGAGAAGCGATGCGCGGAGTTCTTCCGGACGAATTGTACAAAAGAGAAAAGTTTGCTTTTATGGCTCCACCAGCTCATACAGATCTCTCAAAACTAAACGCGTTAGACAATCTAAAATCTGAATACCTAACTGCCGATCGAATCAAGGACTTAGGTCTTTTAGATTATAAATCCATAGAGAGTCTGTGGAGTTCTTATACGGATAAGGCAACTCCGGTTGGAGAGCTAGTACAGCAAGACGCAATTCTAAATCATGCTGTTGGAGTTCAAATCCTCCATGACCAATTCGTAAAAACGGATATACCGAAAAAAGCCGCACAACTTGTTCGTAAGAAAGTAGCTAATAAAAAATCAGGTACCTATGCTAATTAA
- a CDS encoding MBL fold metallo-hydrolase — MLTHSHLDHFAGMPYYVSQRSLQRLKPPNIYVPEAIYDKVSKLLEIYAELENFPYKLNLVKARHGERFPINKQFSFSAHPTFHRVPSQGYTVYESKYKLRPEYQNLDGAAIKQLRENQTQVTELIELPIFSFSGDTKIEYVLENDDVSRSKVLFLECTYIDDKKKTADAREWGHIHLDEIAHYADSFKNEKLVLIHFSPRYSYKQIRETVKNKLPSSLYDRVELFLPSKKK, encoded by the coding sequence TTGCTTACGCATTCTCATTTGGATCATTTTGCTGGGATGCCTTATTATGTGTCGCAGCGTTCCTTGCAAAGATTAAAGCCTCCTAATATTTATGTTCCGGAAGCGATTTACGACAAGGTGAGTAAGCTTCTTGAAATTTATGCAGAATTGGAAAATTTTCCGTATAAACTGAATTTGGTGAAAGCGCGACATGGTGAGCGATTTCCTATCAATAAGCAATTTAGTTTCTCTGCGCATCCAACATTTCACAGAGTACCAAGTCAAGGATATACTGTGTATGAGTCAAAATACAAGCTTCGTCCCGAATACCAAAACTTAGATGGTGCTGCAATTAAGCAACTCCGCGAAAATCAAACTCAAGTGACAGAGTTGATTGAATTACCAATTTTTAGTTTTTCGGGTGATACAAAGATTGAATATGTTTTGGAAAATGACGATGTTAGTCGATCAAAGGTTCTTTTTTTAGAATGTACTTATATTGATGATAAAAAAAAGACAGCTGATGCAAGAGAGTGGGGACATATCCATTTGGATGAAATCGCTCACTATGCTGATTCTTTTAAAAATGAGAAACTCGTTCTTATACATTTCTCACCTCGTTACAGTTATAAACAAATACGAGAAACCGTAAAAAATAAATTGCCATCTTCTCTCTATGATCGCGTTGAATTATTCTTACCTTCTAAGAAGAAATGA
- a CDS encoding O-methyltransferase has translation MKKSGTIFIQELESYMNENLVMRSHPIFDEIEKWAISESIPILSPVSGAILSQLVSWIRPKSILELGMGAGYSLFWMLLGIINSHSFESQSDTGRKISNGDISSVQDIEAIKILSVDRNQAFVQKVEALWKSSDFKRVQNVRFHCGWILDDIKAGLIPLDGWDLIFIDCDKVAYPEILRLILNRKQTYPNHKFNLIFDNVLWHGRILDTSSTKPSDLAMREFLAMIHNENLNFTLIPSGDGLLYVEL, from the coding sequence ATGAAAAAATCTGGAACTATTTTTATTCAAGAACTAGAATCATATATGAATGAGAATCTTGTAATGAGATCTCATCCGATTTTTGATGAAATAGAAAAATGGGCAATTTCAGAATCCATTCCAATTTTGAGTCCTGTGTCTGGTGCAATCCTCTCTCAGTTGGTTTCTTGGATTCGACCGAAATCAATATTGGAATTGGGAATGGGTGCAGGCTATTCACTTTTTTGGATGCTCTTAGGAATCATCAATAGCCATTCTTTTGAAAGCCAATCGGATACTGGTAGAAAAATTTCAAATGGTGATATCAGTTCTGTTCAAGATATCGAAGCTATAAAAATTCTCTCAGTTGATCGCAATCAAGCCTTCGTTCAGAAAGTTGAAGCATTGTGGAAATCGAGTGATTTCAAAAGAGTGCAGAATGTTCGTTTCCATTGTGGATGGATTTTGGATGATATAAAAGCTGGTCTGATTCCATTAGATGGTTGGGATCTAATATTTATTGACTGCGACAAAGTTGCCTATCCGGAAATTTTGAGATTAATTTTGAATCGAAAACAAACATATCCGAATCATAAGTTTAACTTAATATTTGATAATGTTTTATGGCATGGAAGAATTTTGGATACTTCGTCAACTAAACCTTCTGATTTGGCAATGAGGGAATTTCTTGCAATGATTCACAATGAAAATCTTAATTTCACGTTGATTCCGTCTGGAGACGGACTTTTGTATGTGGAACTCTAG